The following coding sequences are from one Triticum aestivum cultivar Chinese Spring chromosome 5A, IWGSC CS RefSeq v2.1, whole genome shotgun sequence window:
- the LOC123104334 gene encoding probable UDP-arabinose 4-epimerase 1 has translation MLPTGRSRPQPRPAPRSWSFSDMDFSDPKRNSRYLSKIIMVALLTAMCVVMLTQPPCHRKAPSVFSIHELGVTHVLVTGGAGYIGSHAALRLLKDSFRVTIVDNLSRGNIGAVKVLQNLFPDPGRLQFIHADLGDPKAVNRIFAENAFDAVMHFAAVAYVGESTLEPLRYYHNITANTLVVLEAMATHNVKTLIYSSTCATYGEPEKMPITEETPQFPINPYGKAKKMAEDIILDFSKSRKSDMSVMILRYFNVIGSDPEGRLGEAPPPELREHGRISGACFDAALGIIPGLKVKGTDYETADGTCVRDYIDVTDLVDAHVKALNKAERGKVGIYNVGTGRGRSVKEFVEACKKATGVDIKVDYFPRRPGDYAEVYSNPARINRELNWTAQHTELQESLRVAWTWQKKHRSGYADSGRYIF, from the exons ATGCTGCCCACCGGCAGGAGCAGGCCTCAGCCCAGGCCCGCGCCCAGATCTTGGTCCTTCTCAG ACATGGACTTCTCTGATCCGAAGCGCAACTCCAGGTACCTCAGCAAGATCATCATGGTCGCGCTCCTCACGGCCATGTGCGTCGTCATGCTCACCCAGCCGCCCTGCCATAGGAAGGCTCCCAGCGTG TTCTCCATCCATGAACTCGGAGTAACACATGTGTTGGTGACGGGTGGCGCTGGCTACATAGGATCGCATGCGGCTCTTCGATTGCTCAAAGACTCCTTCAGAGTCACCATTGTG GATAATCTCTCAAGAGGAAATATCGGGGCGGTCAAGGTTCTTCAGAACTTGTTTCCTGATCCTGGGCGATTGCAATTCATACATGCTGATTTAGGCGATCCAAAAGCT GTCAACAGAATATTCGCAGAGAATGCATTTGATGCCGTCATGCACTTCGCTGCTGTCGCGTATGTGGGAGAGAGCACGCTTGAGCCTCTGAG GTACTATCATAACATCACTGCAAACACTTTGGTTGTGCTAGAAGCCATGGCGACGCACAATGTTAAAACCCTGATCTACTCTAGCACATGTGCCACCTACGGGGAACCCGAGAAGATGCCTATCACTGAAGAAACTCCCCAG TTTCCTATAAACCCATATGGCAAGGCCAAGAAAATGGCAGAGGATATCATTTTGGACTTCTCCAAGTCGAGGAAATCAGACATGTCGGTGATGATCCTGAG ATACTTCAACGTCATCGGTTCTGACCCAGAAGGAAGGCTGGGTGAGGCTCCACCACCCGAATTGCGTGAGCATGGCCGTATATCCGGTGCGTGCTTCGACGCGGCACTAGGAATAATCCCAGGCTTGAAG GTCAAAGGTACCGACTACGAAACGGCCGACGGGACTTGCGTAAGAGATTACATCGATGTCACCGACCTGGTGGATGCCCACGTGAAAgcgctcaacaaggcagagagaggCAAAGTTGGCATATACAATGTTGGCACCGGAAGAG GTAGGTCGGTGAAGGAGTTTGTGGAGGCTTGCAAGAAGGCGACCGGAGTCGACATCAAGGTCGACTACTTCCCTCGCCGCCCCGGTGACTATGCCGAAGTGTACAGCAACCCCGCAAGGATCAACCGCGAGCTAAACTGGACAGCCCAGCACACCGAACTCCAGGAGAGCCTCAGGGTCGCGTGGACATGGCAGAAGAAGCACCGGAGTGGCTATGCAGACTCGGGTCGATATATTTTTTGA
- the LOC123104333 gene encoding myb-like protein L isoform X2 — protein MDFYSDDDSDPDFDEGLQEDLDLVRRSCITAGADPDAAVAQTSSYLVVPAATTTTAAAAAADGSSDEGDEDLALVRSIRENLHLNKASPSSPRPICAWPPSDAEDDDLETLRAIQRRFSHYHSGTSTGPLENMKNEASKGGDDEFIAHRPGEEDVQKKDTNANTQTGFPKAALLLVDALKKNRACQKFIRRKMINIEAKIEVNKDLRDRVKCLMDYQLSCRRSFGKVLCQKVDPRVRLISSQKQSAQSAKNKYKISALLLGPAENPHVEKYKAVLKQFPVSLQKHPWSDVEKDRLAKGIKQQYQETLIKDSLKNGSGDFSAVDMAYALTNTVGNFEATPEILRSVLPLVNWDYIAAMYLPGRSGAECESRWLNHDDPRINHNAWTACEEKRLILTVQEKGMHNWINIAVALGTQRTPFQCLARYQRSLNPHILKRAWTKEEDLQLVAAVQTFGCNWQLVSASLVGRIGNQCSNRWRKTLIPERKRVGRWSEDEDKRLLVSVKFFRSGSWNKIAQFVPGRTQSQCSERWRNVLDPDIDHGEWRPEEDSKLLASVHEVGPCWSKIAGAMIPHRTDNMCLRRWKRLCQDELPLIVAANQVKKSIFQNNFVDRETERPAICPSDFPSLVYSKVDRGDESTVSDQVKKPQKRSRKSRVDNVPPNDPSKSSAAAAAVNITKRKSRKKLSGSGAENQTGEDVTVSDGVNNSSRGHSKARKRKVTTDGDVVVQKRMRGSISVDNELTLDMFGGPISFNNEALTNQKRDPTSVGKEGTAKKRTRGTVSVGNEGAVKKKMRGSISVGEGRAVKNRMRGSVSIDNQGNTTKRKRVSRKSAKGNSTTDGGVNACELDLPSMPSETSAERHIDTGNTNKMNRKSTPRPKQINMAEGTVDEYSRLADCISFARGNGASKNNSAMPLNNAIQSDGPSGENLQVAISARLDPTSVEQLTEDSSCQLDDNH, from the exons ATGGACTTCTACTCCGACGACGACTCGGACCCCGATTTCGACGAGGGCCTCCAGGAGGACCTCGACCTGGTCCGCCGCTCCTGCATCACCGCCGGCGCCGACCCGGATGCCGCCGTCGCGCAGACCTCCTCCTACCTCGTCGTCCCCGCCGCGACGACGactacagcggcggcggcggcagcagatgGGTCGTCGGACGAGGGGGACGAGGACCTCGCCCTCGTTCGCAGCATCCGCGAGAACCTCCACCTGAACAAGGCCTCGCCCTCCTCGCCGCGCCCGATCTGCGCCTGGCCGCCTTCCGACGCGGAGGATGACGACCTCGAGACGCTCCGCGCGATACAGCGCCGCTTCTCGCACTACCACTCCG GTACCTCCACTGGTCCACTGGAGAACATGAAAAACGAGGCATCAAAAGGAGGGGATGATGAATTTATTGCACATCGACCTGGTGAAGAGGATGTACAGAAGAAAGATACGAATGCAAACACTCAaactgggttcccaaaagctgcacTGTTGTTAGTGGATGCTCTCAAGAAGAACAGAGCATGCCAGAAGTTTATTAGAAGGAAGATGATTAACATTGAAGCAAAGATTGAAGTAAATAAGGATCTTAGGGATCGTGTCAAATGTCTTATGGATTATCAGTTAAGCTGCAGAAGATCATTTGGCAAAGTTTTGTGCCAGAAGGTGGATCCTCGTGTTAGATTGATTTCCTCTCAAAAACAAAGTGCACAATCCGCAAAG AATAAATATAAGATATCTGCATTACTTCTCGGCCCAGCTGAGAACCCTCATGTTGAAAAGTATAAAGCAGTTCTGAAGCAATTCCCAGTGTCGCTTCAGAAGCATCCATGGTCAGATGTAGAGAAAGACAGGCTTGCTAAAGGAATAAAGCAGCAATATCAGGAAACGTTAATTAAGGACTCGTTGAAGAATGGAAG TGGTGACTTCAGTGCTGTCGATATGGCTTATGCACTGACGAACACTGTGGGTAATTTTGAGGCGACTCCTGAGATTCTCCGGTCAGTCTTGCCATTAGTAAACTGGGACTATATTGCTGCTATGTACCTTCCTGGTCGATCCGGTGCTGAATGCGAATCGAG GTGGCTAAACCATGACGACCCACGGATTAATCACAACGCCTGGACTGCGTGTGAGGAGAAAAGACTTATACTAACTGTCCAAGAAAAAGGAATGCATAACTGGATTAATATTGCGGTTGCATTGGGTACGCAGAGAACACCTTTCCAGTGCCTTGCCCGTTATCAACGAAGTCTCAATCCCCACATATTGAAGAGGGCCTGGACAAAAGAGGAAGATCTTCAACTTGTAGCTGCCGTCCAAACTTTTGGTTGTAACTGGCAACTTGTATCAGCTAGTCTGGTTGGTCGCATTGGCAACCAGTGCTCTAACAG GTGGAGGAAAACACTAATCCCTGAAAGGAAAAGGGTGGGGAGATGGTCTGAGGATGAGGACAAGCGCCTCCTGGTATCTGTCAAGTTTTTTAGGTCTGGCAGCTGGAATAAGATTGCTCAGTTTGTTCCTGGCCGCACACAAAGTCAATGCAGCGAGAG GTGGCGTAATGTTCTTGATCCGGATATAGATCATGGGGAATGGCGCCCTGAAGAGGATTCCAAGTTATTGGCTTCCGTCCATGAGGTTGGTCCGTGCTGGTCCAAGATTGCTGGGGCTATGATTCCTCACCGTACTGATAATATGTGCCTGAG GCGATGGAAAAGACTCTGTCAAGATGAATTACCTTTAATTGTAGCAGCCAATCAAGTAAAGAAATCTATTTTTCAGAACAACTTTGTTGATAGAGAAACAGAGCGACCTGCAATTTGCCCGAGTGACTTCCCATCACTTGTGTATTCGAAAGTTGACAGGGGTGATGAGAGCACTGTGAG TGATCAAGTCAAGAAACCTCAAAAACGGTCGAGAAAATCACGTGTGGATAACGTGCCACCTAATGACCCCTCGAagtcttctgctgctgctgctgctgtaaaCATCACCAAGAGAAAATCAAGGAAAAAATTATCTGG AAGTGGAGCTGAAAACCAAACTGGGGAGGATGTAACTGTGTCTGATGGTGTCAACAATTCCTCTAGGGGCCACAGCAAAGCTAGGAAGAGGAAAGTTACCACTGATGGCGATGTGGTTGTGCAAAAGAGAATGAGGGGATCAATCTCTGTTGATAACGAGCTCACCCTAGATATGTTTGGGGGCCCTATCAGTTTCAATAATGAGGCACTTACTAATCAAAAGAGGGACCCTACATCTGTTGGTAAAGAAGGCACAGCTAAGAAGAGAACAAGGGGCACTGTGTCTGTCGGCAACGAGGGAGCTGTCAAAAAGAAAATGAGGGGTTCTATCTCTGTTGGTGAGGGGAGAGCAGTCAAAAACAGGATGAGGGGTTCAGTCTCTATTGACAACCAAGGCAACACAACGAAAAGGAAGAGAGTATCAAG GAAATCAGCCAAAGGCAATTCAACAACAGATGGTGGGGTGAACGCTTGTGAGTTGGACCTTCCAAGTATGCCCTCTGAAACTTCTGCAGAAAGACACATTGATACTGGAAACACGAACAAGATGAATCGGAAGTCTACTCCAAG ACCCAAGCAAATAAACATGGCAGAAGGGACCGTCGATGAATATTCACGTCTTGCTGATTGCATCTCCTTTGCCCGTGGAAATGGAGCCAGCAAGAACAATAG TGCCATGCCGTTAAATAATGCCATACAGTCAGACGGGCCCTCAGGTGAAAACCTACAGGTGGCCATTTCTGCTCGACTGGATCCCACTTCTGTTGAGCAGCTCACCGAAGACTCAAGTTGTCAATTAG ATGACAACCATTGA
- the LOC123104333 gene encoding myb-like protein L isoform X1 codes for MDFYSDDDSDPDFDEGLQEDLDLVRRSCITAGADPDAAVAQTSSYLVVPAATTTTAAAAAADGSSDEGDEDLALVRSIRENLHLNKASPSSPRPICAWPPSDAEDDDLETLRAIQRRFSHYHSGTSTGPLENMKNEASKGGDDEFIAHRPGEEDVQKKDTNANTQTGFPKAALLLVDALKKNRACQKFIRRKMINIEAKIEVNKDLRDRVKCLMDYQLSCRRSFGKVLCQKVDPRVRLISSQKQSAQSAKNKYKISALLLGPAENPHVEKYKAVLKQFPVSLQKHPWSDVEKDRLAKGIKQQYQETLIKDSLKNGSGDFSAVDMAYALTNTVGNFEATPEILRSVLPLVNWDYIAAMYLPGRSGAECESRWLNHDDPRINHNAWTACEEKRLILTVQEKGMHNWINIAVALGTQRTPFQCLARYQRSLNPHILKRAWTKEEDLQLVAAVQTFGCNWQLVSASLVGRIGNQCSNRWRKTLIPERKRVGRWSEDEDKRLLVSVKFFRSGSWNKIAQFVPGRTQSQCSERWRNVLDPDIDHGEWRPEEDSKLLASVHEVGPCWSKIAGAMIPHRTDNMCLRRWKRLCQDELPLIVAANQVKKSIFQNNFVDRETERPAICPSDFPSLVYSKVDRGDESTVSDQVKKPQKRSRKSRVDNVPPNDPSKSSAAAAAVNITKRKSRKKLSGSGAENQTGEDVTVSDGVNNSSRGHSKARKRKVTTDGDVVVQKRMRGSISVDNELTLDMFGGPISFNNEALTNQKRDPTSVGKEGTAKKRTRGTVSVGNEGAVKKKMRGSISVGEGRAVKNRMRGSVSIDNQGNTTKRKRVSRKSAKGNSTTDGGVNACELDLPSMPSETSAERHIDTGNTNKMNRKSTPRPKQINMAEGTVDEYSRLADCISFARGNGASKNNSAMPLNNAIQSDGPSGENLQVAISARLDPTSVEQLTEDSSCQLGTNSIFFCILMLHCTVLT; via the exons ATGGACTTCTACTCCGACGACGACTCGGACCCCGATTTCGACGAGGGCCTCCAGGAGGACCTCGACCTGGTCCGCCGCTCCTGCATCACCGCCGGCGCCGACCCGGATGCCGCCGTCGCGCAGACCTCCTCCTACCTCGTCGTCCCCGCCGCGACGACGactacagcggcggcggcggcagcagatgGGTCGTCGGACGAGGGGGACGAGGACCTCGCCCTCGTTCGCAGCATCCGCGAGAACCTCCACCTGAACAAGGCCTCGCCCTCCTCGCCGCGCCCGATCTGCGCCTGGCCGCCTTCCGACGCGGAGGATGACGACCTCGAGACGCTCCGCGCGATACAGCGCCGCTTCTCGCACTACCACTCCG GTACCTCCACTGGTCCACTGGAGAACATGAAAAACGAGGCATCAAAAGGAGGGGATGATGAATTTATTGCACATCGACCTGGTGAAGAGGATGTACAGAAGAAAGATACGAATGCAAACACTCAaactgggttcccaaaagctgcacTGTTGTTAGTGGATGCTCTCAAGAAGAACAGAGCATGCCAGAAGTTTATTAGAAGGAAGATGATTAACATTGAAGCAAAGATTGAAGTAAATAAGGATCTTAGGGATCGTGTCAAATGTCTTATGGATTATCAGTTAAGCTGCAGAAGATCATTTGGCAAAGTTTTGTGCCAGAAGGTGGATCCTCGTGTTAGATTGATTTCCTCTCAAAAACAAAGTGCACAATCCGCAAAG AATAAATATAAGATATCTGCATTACTTCTCGGCCCAGCTGAGAACCCTCATGTTGAAAAGTATAAAGCAGTTCTGAAGCAATTCCCAGTGTCGCTTCAGAAGCATCCATGGTCAGATGTAGAGAAAGACAGGCTTGCTAAAGGAATAAAGCAGCAATATCAGGAAACGTTAATTAAGGACTCGTTGAAGAATGGAAG TGGTGACTTCAGTGCTGTCGATATGGCTTATGCACTGACGAACACTGTGGGTAATTTTGAGGCGACTCCTGAGATTCTCCGGTCAGTCTTGCCATTAGTAAACTGGGACTATATTGCTGCTATGTACCTTCCTGGTCGATCCGGTGCTGAATGCGAATCGAG GTGGCTAAACCATGACGACCCACGGATTAATCACAACGCCTGGACTGCGTGTGAGGAGAAAAGACTTATACTAACTGTCCAAGAAAAAGGAATGCATAACTGGATTAATATTGCGGTTGCATTGGGTACGCAGAGAACACCTTTCCAGTGCCTTGCCCGTTATCAACGAAGTCTCAATCCCCACATATTGAAGAGGGCCTGGACAAAAGAGGAAGATCTTCAACTTGTAGCTGCCGTCCAAACTTTTGGTTGTAACTGGCAACTTGTATCAGCTAGTCTGGTTGGTCGCATTGGCAACCAGTGCTCTAACAG GTGGAGGAAAACACTAATCCCTGAAAGGAAAAGGGTGGGGAGATGGTCTGAGGATGAGGACAAGCGCCTCCTGGTATCTGTCAAGTTTTTTAGGTCTGGCAGCTGGAATAAGATTGCTCAGTTTGTTCCTGGCCGCACACAAAGTCAATGCAGCGAGAG GTGGCGTAATGTTCTTGATCCGGATATAGATCATGGGGAATGGCGCCCTGAAGAGGATTCCAAGTTATTGGCTTCCGTCCATGAGGTTGGTCCGTGCTGGTCCAAGATTGCTGGGGCTATGATTCCTCACCGTACTGATAATATGTGCCTGAG GCGATGGAAAAGACTCTGTCAAGATGAATTACCTTTAATTGTAGCAGCCAATCAAGTAAAGAAATCTATTTTTCAGAACAACTTTGTTGATAGAGAAACAGAGCGACCTGCAATTTGCCCGAGTGACTTCCCATCACTTGTGTATTCGAAAGTTGACAGGGGTGATGAGAGCACTGTGAG TGATCAAGTCAAGAAACCTCAAAAACGGTCGAGAAAATCACGTGTGGATAACGTGCCACCTAATGACCCCTCGAagtcttctgctgctgctgctgctgtaaaCATCACCAAGAGAAAATCAAGGAAAAAATTATCTGG AAGTGGAGCTGAAAACCAAACTGGGGAGGATGTAACTGTGTCTGATGGTGTCAACAATTCCTCTAGGGGCCACAGCAAAGCTAGGAAGAGGAAAGTTACCACTGATGGCGATGTGGTTGTGCAAAAGAGAATGAGGGGATCAATCTCTGTTGATAACGAGCTCACCCTAGATATGTTTGGGGGCCCTATCAGTTTCAATAATGAGGCACTTACTAATCAAAAGAGGGACCCTACATCTGTTGGTAAAGAAGGCACAGCTAAGAAGAGAACAAGGGGCACTGTGTCTGTCGGCAACGAGGGAGCTGTCAAAAAGAAAATGAGGGGTTCTATCTCTGTTGGTGAGGGGAGAGCAGTCAAAAACAGGATGAGGGGTTCAGTCTCTATTGACAACCAAGGCAACACAACGAAAAGGAAGAGAGTATCAAG GAAATCAGCCAAAGGCAATTCAACAACAGATGGTGGGGTGAACGCTTGTGAGTTGGACCTTCCAAGTATGCCCTCTGAAACTTCTGCAGAAAGACACATTGATACTGGAAACACGAACAAGATGAATCGGAAGTCTACTCCAAG ACCCAAGCAAATAAACATGGCAGAAGGGACCGTCGATGAATATTCACGTCTTGCTGATTGCATCTCCTTTGCCCGTGGAAATGGAGCCAGCAAGAACAATAG TGCCATGCCGTTAAATAATGCCATACAGTCAGACGGGCCCTCAGGTGAAAACCTACAGGTGGCCATTTCTGCTCGACTGGATCCCACTTCTGTTGAGCAGCTCACCGAAGACTCAAGTTGTCAATTAGGTACAAATTCTATATTCTTTTGTATCTTAATGCTACATTGTACAGTACTGACATAA